In Panacibacter ginsenosidivorans, the following proteins share a genomic window:
- a CDS encoding DUF2752 domain-containing protein, with product MYIVRVISNYVSLVIAAAVALSLLYFFVYPAYQQYFPKCIFYLTTGLHCPGCGSQRAMVALLHGDVLTAMHDNLLAVIFLPFLLYALFVFFYNKFNSRKKLQKIFYTSLAAKIVLIIVLVFAVVRNIPFYPFTLLAPL from the coding sequence ATGTATATTGTAAGAGTAATATCAAATTATGTAAGTCTTGTTATCGCAGCAGCGGTGGCTTTATCGCTGCTGTATTTTTTTGTATATCCAGCTTACCAGCAATATTTTCCTAAATGCATTTTTTACCTTACTACCGGTTTGCATTGTCCCGGTTGTGGTTCGCAAAGAGCAATGGTGGCGTTATTGCACGGCGATGTTCTTACTGCCATGCACGATAATTTGTTGGCTGTTATATTCCTGCCTTTTTTACTATACGCACTCTTTGTTTTCTTTTACAATAAGTTCAATTCCCGGAAAAAACTGCAAAAAATATTCTACACTTCTTTAGCCGCTAAAATTGTATTGATAATTGTTTTAGTTTTTGCGGTTGTAAGAAATATTCCTTTTTATCCATTTACATTATTGGCTCCTTTGTAA
- a CDS encoding CD225/dispanin family protein — protein sequence MENFSQQPYYQQQPVNPPKNWLVESILVTIFCCLPFGIAGIVFASQVNSKFAAGDYAGAEQASKEAAKWTKVAFIIGIVQAILSILWVMFWGGMAFLGIRHDM from the coding sequence ATGGAAAATTTTTCACAGCAACCGTACTATCAGCAGCAACCTGTAAATCCTCCAAAGAACTGGCTTGTGGAATCTATTCTCGTAACTATTTTTTGTTGCTTACCCTTTGGCATTGCAGGTATAGTCTTCGCTTCCCAGGTAAATTCTAAATTTGCGGCAGGTGATTATGCCGGCGCAGAGCAAGCTTCAAAAGAAGCTGCAAAATGGACTAAAGTTGCTTTCATCATCGGCATCGTACAGGCGATATTGTCAATCTTGTGGGTAATGTTTTGGGGTGGCATGGCATTTCTTGGCATAAGGCACGATATGTAA
- the proS gene encoding proline--tRNA ligase — MAKEITTRAQDYSQWYNDVVLKSDLADYSAVRGCMVIKPHGFALWEKMRDTLDRMFKDTGHVNAYFPLFIPKSFLSKEAAHVEGFAKECAVVTHYRLKNDPDGGGVVVDPDAKLEEELIVRPTSETIIWNTYKTWIQSYRDLPLLINQWANVVRWEMRTRLFLRTAEFLWQEGHTAHATKQEAVDETIQMLNIYATFAEEYMALPVVKGVKTESERFAGAEDTYCIEALMQDGKALQAGTSHFLGQNFAKAFDVKFSDKENKLDYVWATSWGVSTRLIGALVMAHSDDEGLVLPPRIAPLQVVIVPIFKGEEQLSMISEKVAPIVKELKGLGISVKYDNSDNARPGWKFAEYEKKGVPVRIAIGARDLENNVVEVARRDTKEKQTVSLNGIAAHVNKLLEDIQQNIYDKAKAYQQAHITNADNWDEFVKLLDEKGGFVAAHWDGTAATEEKIKELTKATIRCIPLENKMEDGKCILTGNASTQRVLFARAY; from the coding sequence ATGGCAAAAGAAATTACAACAAGAGCGCAGGATTACTCGCAATGGTACAACGATGTTGTTTTAAAATCAGACCTTGCAGATTACAGTGCTGTACGTGGTTGCATGGTTATAAAACCGCATGGTTTTGCACTGTGGGAAAAAATGCGTGATACGCTCGACAGAATGTTTAAAGATACCGGACATGTGAATGCATACTTTCCATTATTTATACCAAAAAGTTTTTTAAGCAAAGAAGCTGCGCATGTAGAAGGTTTTGCAAAAGAATGTGCCGTGGTTACACATTATCGTTTAAAGAACGATCCTGATGGCGGAGGAGTAGTGGTAGATCCTGATGCAAAGCTGGAAGAAGAATTAATTGTTCGCCCAACTTCTGAAACCATTATCTGGAATACATATAAAACATGGATTCAAAGTTATCGTGATCTCCCACTGCTCATTAATCAATGGGCAAATGTGGTGCGTTGGGAAATGCGCACGAGATTATTCTTACGCACAGCAGAATTTCTGTGGCAGGAAGGTCATACGGCACACGCTACCAAACAGGAAGCGGTTGATGAGACAATTCAAATGCTGAATATCTATGCAACGTTTGCAGAAGAATATATGGCATTACCTGTAGTGAAAGGAGTAAAAACAGAAAGCGAACGTTTTGCGGGTGCAGAAGATACCTATTGTATAGAAGCATTGATGCAGGATGGAAAAGCATTACAGGCTGGTACATCGCATTTTTTAGGTCAGAATTTTGCTAAGGCGTTCGATGTAAAATTCAGTGATAAAGAAAACAAACTTGATTATGTATGGGCTACAAGCTGGGGTGTAAGTACCCGTCTGATCGGTGCACTCGTTATGGCGCATAGTGATGATGAAGGTTTGGTACTACCACCAAGAATTGCTCCGTTGCAGGTAGTGATTGTTCCAATCTTTAAAGGGGAAGAACAATTGTCCATGATCTCTGAAAAAGTTGCTCCAATAGTAAAAGAATTGAAAGGCCTGGGCATATCTGTTAAGTATGATAATTCAGACAATGCAAGACCGGGCTGGAAATTTGCAGAATATGAGAAGAAAGGTGTTCCTGTGCGTATTGCCATTGGTGCAAGAGATTTAGAGAATAATGTTGTTGAAGTTGCAAGAAGAGATACAAAAGAAAAGCAAACGGTCTCATTGAATGGAATTGCTGCACATGTAAATAAATTGCTGGAAGATATTCAGCAAAACATTTATGACAAAGCAAAGGCTTATCAGCAGGCTCATATAACAAATGCAGACAACTGGGATGAGTTTGTAAAACTGCTTGATGAGAAAGGCGGTTTTGTTGCAGCGCATTGGGATGGTACTGCAGCAACAGAAGAAAAGATAAAGGAGCTTACCAAAGCAACCATACGTTGTATTCCTTTGGAGAATAAAATGGAAGATGGCAAATGTATCCTTACAGGTAATGCATCAACCCAAAGAGTTTTATTTGCGAGGGCGTATTAA
- a CDS encoding OmpP1/FadL family transporter — MKKISFLLLVTICLSKIIVAQQPDDALRFGWFTPNGTARNIAIGGAMASLGGDISTNHINPAGLGLFKTREFVFSPGINLNNNKINFLDSQSKETRNAFAYGTSGVIFGMPSRYKGAIVSTAFSISLTQLATYNNHTHYKGYNNYSSYSEKYLEELVRDGANDYAAASNYIFGSSLAYRTYLVDTVNTNGQLTGFKSLVPIASGVAQERDEDTKGGLHEVSLSFASNVQDRLYLGISLNVPIMYYTRDLSFSETDISGNTNNNFSFFNYKEHYETSGAGVNAKLGLIYKSSNSFRLGFAFHTPSIMVLTDKIRSEMTTNTEAYAGERKVTSDELNSGNAGEVSYQVTTPYRAIGSISFVLNPVEETKKQRGFITADLEYVNYRGVRYSVSSDNSGDQSGIDYYKALNDVIKDYYKGNINVRVGGELKFDPWAIRLGGAYYGSPYADKTLKANRIMASGGIGYRNRGFFIDLTLSETLNKDVNFPYRLNDKANVFAETKNNRANILATIGFKF, encoded by the coding sequence ATGAAAAAAATTTCTTTTCTTCTTTTAGTTACTATTTGTTTGTCGAAAATAATAGTTGCCCAGCAACCTGATGATGCATTACGTTTTGGCTGGTTTACGCCAAATGGTACTGCAAGAAATATTGCCATTGGCGGGGCAATGGCTTCGTTGGGTGGTGATATATCAACCAATCATATTAATCCTGCGGGCCTTGGCCTGTTTAAAACAAGAGAGTTTGTATTTTCTCCGGGTATTAATCTCAACAATAACAAGATCAATTTTCTCGACAGTCAAAGCAAGGAAACAAGAAATGCATTTGCCTATGGCACAAGCGGCGTTATTTTTGGTATGCCCAGCCGTTATAAAGGAGCTATTGTAAGTACGGCTTTTTCTATTTCACTAACACAACTGGCCACTTACAATAATCACACACATTATAAGGGATATAACAACTACAGCTCTTATTCAGAAAAATACCTCGAAGAATTGGTAAGAGATGGCGCAAATGATTATGCCGCTGCAAGCAATTACATTTTTGGATCCTCACTCGCGTACAGAACCTATCTTGTAGATACTGTAAATACAAACGGACAACTTACCGGTTTTAAAAGCCTGGTACCTATTGCAAGCGGCGTTGCTCAGGAGAGAGATGAAGACACAAAAGGTGGTCTTCACGAAGTTTCCCTGTCTTTTGCAAGTAATGTGCAGGACAGGTTATACCTTGGCATTAGCCTGAATGTTCCTATAATGTATTACACACGGGACCTTAGTTTTAGTGAAACCGATATAAGCGGTAACACCAACAATAATTTTTCTTTCTTTAATTACAAAGAACATTATGAAACAAGCGGGGCAGGTGTAAATGCAAAACTTGGTCTTATTTATAAAAGCAGTAACAGTTTCAGGCTGGGCTTTGCTTTTCACACACCTTCTATAATGGTACTTACCGATAAGATAAGATCAGAAATGACCACTAACACAGAAGCATATGCAGGCGAACGAAAAGTTACCAGCGATGAATTAAACAGTGGTAATGCCGGCGAAGTAAGTTACCAGGTTACTACACCTTACCGTGCTATCGGCAGCATTAGTTTTGTACTGAACCCTGTAGAAGAAACAAAAAAGCAAAGAGGTTTTATAACTGCAGATCTTGAATATGTAAATTATCGTGGTGTGCGTTATTCTGTTTCATCAGATAATTCCGGCGACCAGTCAGGTATTGATTATTATAAAGCGCTTAATGATGTGATAAAAGATTATTATAAGGGAAACATCAATGTGCGCGTGGGTGGAGAATTAAAATTTGATCCGTGGGCTATAAGACTTGGTGGCGCTTATTATGGCAGCCCTTACGCAGACAAAACGCTAAAAGCTAACCGTATCATGGCTTCCGGTGGTATAGGCTATCGCAACCGTGGCTTCTTTATTGATCTTACACTATCAGAAACCCTTAATAAAGATGTGAACTTTCCATACCGTTTAAATGATAAAGCAAACGTTTTTGCAGAAACGAAAAACAATCGTGCAAATATTCTTGCCACTATTGGCTTTAAATTTTAA
- a CDS encoding SDR family NAD(P)-dependent oxidoreductase, with the protein MPSTLFRGKVAIVTGAGQGIGFEICRQLAFQGASVLLNDIDEALTAEAAVKIKTETGNCIALHGDAGDVKFIQQMVDTAINEFGKLDIVIANAGITLFADFFEYTPDSFYKVMQLNLGGSFFLAQAAARQMKTQQTGGSILFMSSVVGHQAHKNLAAYAITKAGLEMLAKNLVIELSPYSITVNAIAPGATLTERTLHDKDYEATWKRITPLGKPATTKDIADAALFMVSDNAKHITGQSLVIDGGWTSVSPSPY; encoded by the coding sequence ATGCCTTCAACATTATTTAGAGGAAAGGTTGCCATAGTTACCGGCGCAGGCCAGGGGATAGGTTTTGAGATATGCAGGCAACTTGCATTCCAGGGCGCATCTGTATTATTGAATGATATAGATGAAGCATTAACTGCTGAAGCTGCGGTAAAAATAAAGACAGAAACGGGCAATTGCATTGCCCTGCATGGCGATGCCGGTGATGTGAAATTTATACAGCAAATGGTAGATACTGCCATAAATGAATTTGGTAAGCTGGATATTGTTATAGCCAATGCTGGCATTACGCTCTTTGCCGACTTTTTTGAATACACACCTGACTCTTTTTACAAAGTAATGCAGTTAAATCTTGGTGGCAGTTTCTTCCTGGCACAAGCGGCAGCCAGGCAAATGAAGACGCAACAAACAGGAGGAAGTATATTATTTATGAGTTCTGTTGTAGGTCATCAGGCGCATAAAAATTTAGCAGCTTATGCCATTACAAAAGCAGGCCTGGAAATGCTGGCAAAGAATCTAGTGATAGAATTATCTCCTTACAGTATAACTGTAAATGCAATTGCACCGGGCGCAACACTTACAGAAAGGACGTTGCATGATAAAGATTATGAAGCAACATGGAAGCGTATTACACCGCTTGGCAAACCCGCTACAACAAAAGATATTGCTGATGCCGCCTTATTCATGGTGTCGGATAATGCAAAACATATCACGGGTCAAAGTTTGGTAATTGATGGTGGCTGGACGAGTGTTAGCCCATCGCCGTATTAG
- a CDS encoding sugar phosphate isomerase/epimerase family protein yields MRPYSRRKFIGTAASIAGAAFAGPLMSFKKQTPLLSFSTLGCPDWSFDEIINFAAANNYNGIEIRGIRKELDLTKCNEFSTKENIAASKQKLKDKGLAFVCLGSSATMHYKEEKERQKNLDDGKKFIDLANELGCPYVRVFPNNLPKEQDKNETLELITQGLLTLGDYAKNSNVTVLMETHGDLTKTEDIVKVITPAAGKHVGLVWDVANMWNATKESPSNVYPQLKKYIHHTHIKDSLTVDGKINYKFLGKGEVPIFEAIDLLHKGGYKGYYSFEWEKLWHPEIEAPELAFADYSKAMQQHFGK; encoded by the coding sequence ATGAGACCATATTCAAGAAGGAAATTTATAGGAACCGCTGCAAGTATTGCCGGCGCTGCATTTGCAGGCCCTTTGATGAGCTTTAAAAAGCAAACGCCATTACTTTCTTTTTCTACATTGGGCTGTCCGGACTGGAGTTTTGATGAGATAATAAATTTTGCGGCTGCCAATAATTATAATGGCATTGAAATACGCGGCATTAGGAAAGAGTTGGATCTTACCAAATGCAATGAGTTTAGTACTAAAGAAAATATTGCCGCATCAAAACAAAAACTAAAAGATAAAGGGCTTGCTTTTGTTTGTCTTGGCTCATCTGCAACCATGCATTATAAAGAAGAGAAAGAAAGACAAAAAAATCTTGACGATGGAAAAAAATTCATTGATCTCGCTAATGAATTGGGTTGTCCTTACGTAAGGGTTTTTCCAAACAATTTACCTAAAGAACAGGATAAAAATGAAACCCTGGAATTGATAACACAAGGACTACTTACACTTGGTGATTATGCAAAGAACAGTAATGTAACTGTACTTATGGAAACGCATGGTGATCTTACAAAAACGGAAGATATTGTAAAGGTTATTACCCCTGCTGCAGGTAAACATGTTGGTCTTGTTTGGGATGTTGCGAATATGTGGAATGCAACAAAAGAGTCTCCTTCAAATGTATACCCGCAATTAAAAAAATATATCCATCATACACATATTAAAGACAGCCTTACTGTTGATGGTAAAATAAATTATAAATTCCTGGGTAAAGGTGAAGTACCCATCTTCGAGGCAATAGATTTGTTGCATAAAGGTGGATATAAAGGTTACTACAGTTTTGAATGGGAGAAATTGTGGCACCCGGAAATTGAGGCGCCGGAACTTGCTTTTGCAGATTACAGCAAGGCCATGCAACAACATTTTGGGAAATAA
- a CDS encoding alpha-amylase family glycosyl hydrolase: MADLFNRVDWMYGSNIYEVNIRQYTPEGTFAAFAKHLPRLQDMGVKILWLMPVTPISLEKRQGTLGSYYACSSYTAINREYGTLDDFKNLVHAAHNAGMKLIIDWVANHTGWDHHWTKEHPEWYLHDELGRFYDPNGWEDVIDLDYKNNDMRNALIDAMRYWVTECDIDGFRCDMAHLVPLDFWVDARLQCDALKQLFWLAECDVMEYHKVFDVTYAWEWMRITEEIVKKSLPLQTKRDVLLKYSQYPKGANKLFFTSNHDENSWNGTEYEKYGAAAKAMAVFTVTWPGTPLVYSGQELPNHKRLKFFEKDCIEWQPKILLHDFYKKLFHLLYVNAALHNHAQLFTLQTGVDDKVLAYLLVNNESKVFVILNLSPNDKVICNIKHDLLFGDYYNLFSGIQHTINNTEKFELQAWEYMVYATTI; this comes from the coding sequence ATGGCAGACTTATTTAACCGCGTGGATTGGATGTATGGCAGCAATATTTATGAAGTGAACATAAGACAGTATACACCTGAAGGAACTTTTGCGGCATTTGCAAAACACTTACCAAGATTACAGGATATGGGTGTGAAAATTTTATGGTTAATGCCGGTAACACCAATTAGTTTGGAAAAAAGACAAGGCACACTGGGCAGTTATTATGCATGCAGCAGTTATACTGCTATCAATCGTGAATATGGCACGCTTGATGATTTTAAAAATCTTGTGCATGCAGCACATAATGCAGGCATGAAATTGATTATTGATTGGGTGGCAAATCATACGGGATGGGATCATCATTGGACAAAAGAGCATCCTGAATGGTATTTGCATGATGAGCTTGGAAGATTCTACGATCCTAATGGATGGGAAGATGTAATTGATCTTGATTACAAAAATAATGACATGCGCAATGCTTTAATTGATGCAATGCGTTATTGGGTTACTGAATGTGATATTGATGGTTTTCGCTGCGATATGGCGCATCTTGTGCCGCTTGATTTTTGGGTTGATGCAAGATTGCAATGCGATGCACTGAAACAATTGTTCTGGCTTGCAGAATGCGATGTAATGGAGTATCACAAAGTGTTTGATGTTACTTATGCATGGGAGTGGATGCGCATTACAGAAGAGATAGTGAAGAAAAGTTTACCGCTGCAAACAAAAAGAGATGTGCTGCTTAAATATTCTCAATACCCAAAAGGCGCCAACAAATTATTTTTCACCTCAAATCATGATGAGAATAGCTGGAACGGTACAGAGTATGAAAAGTATGGTGCTGCGGCTAAAGCAATGGCTGTGTTTACCGTTACATGGCCGGGAACTCCTTTGGTCTATAGCGGGCAGGAATTGCCCAATCATAAACGTTTAAAATTTTTCGAAAAAGATTGTATAGAATGGCAACCCAAAATTTTACTGCATGATTTTTATAAAAAATTATTTCATCTCTTGTATGTAAATGCTGCTTTACACAATCATGCTCAATTGTTCACTTTACAAACAGGTGTTGATGACAAAGTACTTGCTTATTTGCTTGTTAACAATGAATCAAAAGTATTTGTAATACTCAATCTTTCTCCCAATGATAAAGTGATATGTAATATAAAACATGATCTTCTTTTTGGAGATTATTACAATCTTTTTTCCGGCATACAACATACCATAAACAATACAGAAAAATTTGAATTGCAGGCATGGGAGTATATGGTGTATGCCACAACTATTTAA